From the Lepidochelys kempii isolate rLepKem1 chromosome 2, rLepKem1.hap2, whole genome shotgun sequence genome, one window contains:
- the ANKRD46 gene encoding ankyrin repeat domain-containing protein 46 isoform X1: MSYVFVNDSSQTNVPLLQACIDGDFNYSKRLLESGFDPNIRDSRGRTGLHLAAARGNVDICQLLHKFGADLLATDYQGNTALHLCGHVDTIQFLVSNGLKIDICNHQGATPLVLAKRRGVNKDVIRLLESLEEQEVKGFNRGAHSKMETMQTAESESAMESHSLLNPNLQQGEGVLSSFRTTWQEFVEDLGFWRVLLLIIVIALLSLGIAYYVSGVLPFVENQPELVH; the protein is encoded by the exons ATGTCCTATGTTTTTGTAAATGATTCTTCCCAGACAAATGTGCCCCTATTGCAGGCATGCATTGATGGAGATTTTAACTATTCCAAACGGCTGCTGGAGAGTGGCTTTGACCCAAATATTCGTGACAGTCGTGGCCGAACTGGTCTCCACCTTGCAGCAGCCAGAGGAAATGTAGACATCTGTCAGCTGTTGCACAAATTTGGTGCTGATCTACTGGCCACCGATTACCAAGGTAACACAGCCCTTCACCTTTGTGGGCATGTGGATACCATCCAGTTCCTAGTCTCTAATGGACTCAAAATTGATATTTG CAATCACCAGGGTGCAACACCACTTGTTCTGGCAAAACGAAGAGGAGTAAATAAGGATGTAATTCGATTGCTAGAGTCTTTGGAGGAGCAGGAGGTGAAAGGATTTAACAGAGGAGCTCACTCTAAGATGGAAACCATGCAGACTGCAGAAAGTGAAAG TGCAATGGAAAGCCATTCCCTCCTTAATCCGAACCTGCAGCAAGGTGAAGGGGTTCTTTCCAGCTTCCGCACAACATGGCAAGAGTTTGTGGAGGACCTGGGCTTCTGGAGGGTGCTACTCCTGATCATCGTCATTGCCCTTCTCTCTCTTGGAATCGCATACTATGTTAGTGGGGTGCTTCCTTTTGTGGAAAATCAGCCTGAATTGGTgcattaa